The Roseibium sp. Sym1 nucleotide sequence AAGTTGCAGGCGGTCGTTGAGGATCGCAGCCAGTTCGATGCGGCGGTCGCGGCCGCCCGCACGCTTCTGGCAACGGCGCGCGAAAATGGATTGGCCATTGCCCATGCGGGGCTGCGCTTCCAGGAGGGGTATCCCGAACTGGGCAGCGGCGGGTTCGGGCTCCGCAAGGCCATACGAACCTTTAGAACCTTTCCGGCGTCGTCCCCAGCAAGCGATTTCGCCGACGGTTTCGAACCGCGGGAGAACGAGTTCCTTGTGCAGGGCAGGGCGGGAAGTTCAGCATTCGCCGGATCCAATCTCGACATCTGGCTGCGCAACAACCGCATCGACACGGTGATCCTTGCCGGGTTTGCGCTGCATGTCTGTGTCGAGAGCACCCTGCGCGCGGCCCATGATCTCGGTTACGAGGCATATGTCGCCGAAGACGCGACCGCGGCCTTCACATCCCCGCAGAGGCGGCATGTGCTCACGCACGTGGTGCCCCATTTCGGCCAGGCCGTGACGAATACCAACCTGGTACCCATGCTGGAAAACCGGCTGGAGGCCGCGCAATGACCCGGATGTCCCGTTTGATTTGTCTTGCCGTCCTTCTTTTCCCTGTCCCCGGTCTCGCGGAGTCCAGCATGTCCAGGCTTACCCCCGTCAATCCGCCCCACGTGAACATTCCCGGCGTGTCCCAGGCCATGCGAGTCTCGAAGGGCGATCTGCTTTTCGTCTCTGGGCAGGTGCCCGTCGGTCCCGATGGCATCGCGGCCGGTGACCTTGCCGCACAGGCGAACCAGGTTCTGGCAAATTTTTCCGCGACGCTTGAAGCGTCCGGAGCCGACTGGTCCGATGTCGCGCGTGTCACCATCTATGTCCGCGACTACGATCCGAAGGACCTGGAGCTGTTGCGGACAATCCGCGACAAATGGATTGAAACCGATACACCGCCCGCGTCCGCCCTGGTGGGCGTATCGGCGCTGTTTCACCCCGACGCCCTGATCGAGATTGACGGGATCGCGGTTCTGCCGGACAAGGAAGCCGCTCCGTCCGCTTCCGAATAGACCCTGGGGGCCAGCCGGTGGCCGGAGCCGGGAGGCTTTGGCCACCTGGAACGAATGCGCAAAATCTGCACATAGCCTGACAAGCCCCTGCAACCGGGTCCGGCACAACGGTTGCCATGACCCGTGCCGCAAACATCTCCCCGACAGTCTCGGCCTTCGTGCTGGCCTCCCTCATCCTCGCTTTTGAGCCGCTGCGCTGGCTGATCGGGTCCTGGACCGATCCGTCCTATGCCTCGACCGGCGTGGTCTACCTTTTGGCGCTGGCGGGCCTTCTTGCCTGGTCGCTCGGCAGTCCGGTCGGAACCGGGGAGTCGGGTCACCGGCAGTCCGCGATGCTGCTGTTGATGGCCTCCGCCCTGATCCGCCTGGCAAGCCAGGTGCTGGCCATCAACGTGATCGGCGGCGTCGCGCTCGCGCTCGATGTATTCGCGCTGGCGACGCTGCTGCGGACGGGTGAACGAAAACGGGCGGTGTCGCCTTTCTGGCTGTCGGTGCTGTTCCTGTTCACGCTGCCGGTGGAGCGCATCCTGCAGCGCGTGGCCGGCTATCCCCTTCAGGAGCTGTCCGCGAAACTCTCCTGTGGTGCCCTCGGGCTGTTCTTTACCGATCTCGAGTGTTCCGGCATCCGGATCGAACTTGCCGGCCGGGACGTCCTGGTGGACCTGCCCTGTTCGGGCACGTCCGGCCTGATGCTGACCATGGCCTTTGTCGTCATCTTGACGGCACTGCACCGGCCGCGTCTTCGGACCGCGATGCTCTGGATCGGCATCGCGCTTGTCCTCGGCCTTCTCGGCAACGCACTGAGGATTTCCCTGCTGGCCGTCGGCATTGCCTTTCCCGGCGGTGTCCTTGGCGCGGATGTCATGGCGCAGCCGCTGCATGACGTGATCGGCTACCTGACGCTGGCACTTTCCCTGGCCCCGGTGTTCTTCCTCTACCGGCCCGGCGCCGGTGGCCGGGCAGGGGCTCCGAGAATGCCGATCCTGCCGCCAATGAGCCGCGGCGTGCGCACGCTTTCGGCACTGGTGTTCCTGAGCCTTGCCTGCGTCATCGTCGCCTTGCCGCGCCAGGCGCTGGACGTCTCGGCGGCAACGCCGCCCCGGCCGCTGCCGCTCACTCTCGAGGGCGAGACCGGCGTCGACGTGGCCTTGTTGCCGATCGAGCAACTCTATTTCCGCAGGTATGGCGGCCATGCCAGCAAACGCCGTTATGGGCCCCTCGCTCTCACCGTGGTGCAGACGACGTCGCCGCTGCGCCATCTGCACGCGCCGGACGATTGCCTGAGGGGGCTCGGATACGACGTGACGTTTCTGGGTACCCGCTTCGATCCGGTGCCGACGGCCCTTTACCGGGCGCGCTCGAAAGACGGCGGCGACTGGCGTGTCGCGGTCACCTTCACCTCCGGCGCCGGAGCCACGACCCACAACATTGCCGAAGCCATCTGGCTGTGGCTCGGACGGCCGGGCACCACCTGGACCAGCATCCAGCGCATCACACCCTGGTCCCTGGATGACACCCGTCAGGCCGCCCTCGAGGCTGCCACGCGTGCCGCACTTGACCTGACCTCCCCGAAAAGCTGAGCAAAAGGAGTTCCTCCCATGATGTCATTGCAGTCCTTCGCACCGCCGATCGCCGTCGTCCTTGTGATCTGCGGTCTGGCGTCGCCCGTGTCGGCCGAACCGGATCTCGACGAATTGGCCGGCAGCGTGGTTGCCCGGGTCGGCGGCAAGGAGATTCACCTGCCGCTCCTGAAGTCGGACTACAGCGTGCGGATCGACGGCGACGCCGCCCATGTGGAACTGACCCAGACCTTCCTCAACCCGACCCGCAAGCCGCTTCACGCGACCTACCTGTTTCCGCTGAACCAGAAGGCCGCCGTTCACGCGATGCGCATGGACCTGGACGGCGAGTCGGTCGTGGCGAAGATCAAGAAGAAGGACGAGGCCCGCAAGACGTTCGAAAAGGCCAAGGCCGAAGGCAAGGCCGCCGCCCTCCTGACCCAGCACCGGCCGAACATGTTCACCCAGGACATTGCCCACCTGATGCCGGGACGGCCGGTCAGGATCACGCTGGAATATGTTCAGCATGTGCCCAAGATCGACGGCGCCTACGAGTTGGTCGTGCCCATGGTCGTCGGCCCGCGCTATAACGGGCCGGATCTTGATACCAGCGCCCAAGTGGGTGGCTCCAAGAACGACGACCGCATCGCTTATAGCGACGATGTGGTGGTTCCGGTCGCCCAGACCGAGACCGTTTCGGGCTGGCGGATCGACAAGCTTCCCGCCTATCCGGGTGTGATCGGCCAGGATGCGCCGGACGACATAGATCCGAAACGGGTCACGTTTGATCTTCGTCTGGCTGCGCCGATGCCGGTCAACGCTCTGTGGAGCGACACCCACGCCCTGGACGTGACCGACATTGGCCGAACGAAACGGGTCCGTCTTGCCGCTGGCAAGGCCATCGACAACCGGGACCTCGTGCTGCGCTACAAGCTTGCGGGGGAGCACACCGTCGCCGCGGGCGTGTCGTCTGTGTTCGACGCCGAACGGGGCGGGTTCTTCTCGATGCTGATCGAGCCGCCGCAACTGCCGGCAGACGACAGCATCGGCCGGCGGGAGCTGGTGTTCGTGCTCGACACGTCCGGCTCCATGTCCGGTGAGCCGATCGAGGCCAGCAAGGCCTTCATGGAAGCGGCGATCAAGGGCCTGCGGCCGGATGACTATTTTCGAATTCTGCGCTTTTCCAACGAGACCTCCCAGTTTGCCGCTGGTGCCGTCAAGGCGACGGCCGCGAACCGTCAAAAGGCGCTCGGCTTCGTCTCCGGCCTTGCAGCGGACGGCGGCACGGAAATCAACCGGGCGGTCAACGCCGCGTTCGACCTGGAGCAGCCGCCGGAAACAACGCGGATCGTGGTGTTCCTGACCGACGGATATATCGGCGGCGAGCGGGCGGTGATCTCGACGATTGCCAGCCGCATCGGCGAGGCCCGTATCTATGCCTTCGGTGTCGGCGCTGCCGTCAACCGCTTTCTGCTGGACGCCATGGCCGAGGAGGGCAGGGGCTATGCCCGTTATGTCGGGCTGGGCGAAGAGGCAAGGACAGCCGCCGAGGCCCTTGCGGCCAGGCTGAAAACGCCCCTGCTGACGGACATTTCCATTGACTGGAACGGCCTTGCCGTGAAGGACCAGGCGCCGGCCGGGATCCCGGACCTGTTCGAGGGCGGTTCGGTCCGGGTTCTGGGTCGCTATGAGACCGGCGGCAGACACACGATCTTCGTCGACGGCCTGGTCAATGGCCGTGCTGCCCGTCTGCCTCTGGAAATCGATCTGAAGGCGAGCGGAACGCCTGAAGAGGATCCGGCCAGGGCGTTGCCACTGCTGTGGGCGCGCGAACGGATCTTCCACAAGAACCGCGCCTATACGATCGGCGGCAGTCAGGACAAGCAGCTGGAACAGGAGATCACCGATCTCGGCCTGACCTATTCGCTGCAGTCCCGGTTCACCTCCTTTGTCGCGGAGTCGGAGAAGGTGGTGAACGAGGCTCCTGAAACCGCGAGCAGCAGGAGCGTGCCGTTGCCGCAGGTTTCCGGAGTGTCGACGCAGGCCTATCCTTCGCTCAATCTCAGTGGCAGTTCCGCCCCGGAACCGGAAGGCATCCTCGGCGTGATGATGATCCTGCTGGCCCTTGCCGCGCGCTTCCGCCGCCGGTTGATTGCGAGTACCCGGCGGGTGTGGGGCAAGACCCGCCGCGGAGATGGCGCTGGTCCCGACAAGACCCTCCCGCGGACCTTGCGCAGGGATGGCTGGTGGCTGGAAAGCTGACGGCCGCTCCGCTATTGGTAACGTTCCCGCGGTACGCCGCGGGACATTTTTCAGGAAGAGCGCCTTGCAAGACAAAACCATTCTCGTTGTCGACGACGACCCGCATATCCGGGACGTGATCTGTTTCGCGCTTCAGAAAGCCTCCTACCGTTACGAGGTCGCCGTCAACGGCAAGGAAGCGCTCGACAAGGCTGTATTGTTCAATCCCGCATTGATCGTGCTCGATATCGGCCTGCCCGAAATGGACGGGCTCGACGTCTGCCGCCACCTGCGCCGGATTTCCGAGGTACCGATCCTGTTCCTGTCCGCGCGGGACGACGAGATCGACCGGATCGTCGGCCTGGAACTCGGCGCCGATGATTACGTCACCAAGCCGTTCAGCCCGCGGGAGCTGATCGCGCGGGTCGGGGCCATTCTCAAGCGCTATGGCGGGTCCGCATCCGGGGAGCCGGAGGCGGACCCGGTGCTGCAGCACGGGGAACTGTCCCTCGACAAGGCGCAGCGCCGGGTCATGGCGGGCGCGGCTCCGGTGTCCCTGACGGCGATCGAATTCGACATTCTGGCGGCGCTGCTGGCGCGGCCGAAGATCGTCTTCACTAGGGACCAGATCCTGCAACAGGCCTACAGGGACAATATCCACGTCTCGGACCGGACCATCGACAGCCATATCCGCAACATCCGCGCCAAGCTCGGCGGTGCGGGCTGCGCTGACGCGATTGAAACCGTGCACGGGGTCGGTTTCCGGCTGGGACCGTGCCAGGCGGGTGGCGGTTGACCGGCGCATGATCCTGTCCCGCTCCTTCCGTGACAGATGGCGCCCACCGCTCTTCGTGGTGGTGGCGGCGGTGCTCGGCATCATGCTGCTGGTGCCTCTGGCCGGCGTCGCCTTCTTCCGAGTCTATGAGAACCAGCTGATCGAGACGACCGAATCGGAACTGGTCGCCCAGTCGGCAGCTATTGCGGCGGCCATGGCACAGAGACTGCGGGAACTCGGCGGTCCCGAACTGCCGCTGGGCGAGGCGGTCGCCAGCGCACCGGCACGATCCGACAATGGCGGTCTGGTGGTGCAGTACCTGACCGGCGGCTGGACGCCCGTGCCGACCAGGCTCGATCTCACCAGGACACCCATCCTGCCCGGACGTCCCGACCCGGAACCGGCGGCGTCCGGGGCACATCCCGTCTATCTCGAGGCCGGCGCTTATCTCGACCAGGTCCTGAAGGACACCCAGAGACTGACCCTTGCCGGGTTCCGCCTGCTCGACTTTAACGGTACCGTCATCGCCGGGCGCTCTGAAAACGGTCTCTCGCTGGCCCATGTCGAGGAGGTTCGGCGCGCGCTTTCCGGACAATATGCCAGCGCCCTGCGCGAGCGGGTCGTCGACAACCCTCAGCCGATCTATTCCATCAGCCGGGGCACATCCGTGCGCGTCTTCGTCGCCCTGCCGGTGATCATCGACAATCAAGTCGCCGGCGTCGTCTATGCCTCGCGCACACCGAGCAACATCCTGAAGGAGCTGTTCCTGAAGCGCGAGGCGGTGTTCTGGGTGGTTGTCTTCATCCTGGGGGCGACCTTCATCGTCGGGCTGATCTTCGTGCGCGCCATTTCCGGGCCGATCCGGGCGCTGACCCGGCGCTCGCTCCGGATCGGCGCCGGTGACCGCAATGCCCTCCAGCCGCTCGCCATCCACGGCAACCGGGAAATCCACGCGCTGTCGGAAAGCATGCTGGACATGTCGCGCAAGCTGTTCGATCGCAACGACTACATCTCCACCTTCGCCAATCACGTGACCCACGAACTGAAGTCGCCGCTGACCGCGATCCACGGGGCGGCCGAGCTGCTTCAGGACGGCGGCGAAGAGTTGAGCGCCGCCGAGCGGGAAAAGTTCCTCACCAACATTCTGCGCGACACCAACCGGGCGACGCTGCTTCTCAACCGTTTGCGCGACCTGGCGCGGGCGGACAGTGTCGATATCGGCGGGTGTTGCCGGTTATCGGATGTGATCGACCGTATTCGGGGGCGGCAACGGGAGATCGAGATCCGGTGTCCGCAAGATGCCGAGCTGCCGATGTCGGCCGAAAACGCCGGGATCGTTCTTGAAAACCTGATCGACAATTCCCGCCGGCACGGCGCCGACCGGGTCGACGTTGCCGTCGAGACCGGCGAGGGCGATCTCAATGTGGTTGTCAGCGACAATGGTGAGGGCGTTTCCGAAGGCAACGCGGACCAGATCTTCGATCTGTTCTTCACGACGCGCCGGGACACCGAAGGCACGGGCATGGGGCTCGGCATTGTCCGGGCCGTGTTGAAGGCCCATGGGGCGACAATTCGTCTGGTGCCTGAAACCGCTCCTGGTGCATGCTTCGAGATCAGGTTCGAAAAACCGCAACGTTAGAGCGCGTTCTTGAGCCGTCATTCAGGGAGCTTGAACGGTCCGAGTTCTCCCGCGAGATAGTCGATCAGCGCGCGCAGGCGGCGGGTCAGGTGCCTGTTGGGTGGATAAAGTGCGTAGACCCCGAACAGGTCGGTCGCGTGATCCGGCAGGACCCGTTCCAGCCGGCCATCCGCAAGGGCAGCCTCGACCGGGTAGAACGGTGACATTGCAATGCCGAGACCGCCGATGGCCATCTGGGCCAGGGCGCCGGGGGAATTGGACGTCACCGCACCATGCAGACGCACGACATGTTCCCTGCCGGCCTTGTGAAACCGCCAGATATTTGGCTCCTGCTGGTTGCTGTTGACGAGGCAGGTGTGGGTGGGCAGGGCCTCCGGTGATCGCGGCCGGCCGGCCCGGTTCAGGTAGTCGGGCGACGCGCACAGGACAAGCGGCATGTCGGCGAGTTTCCGGGCAATCAGGGCGGAGTCCCGCAAGACACTGATGCGGATGGCCAGGTCGAGGCCTTCCTCGACCAGGGCAACCCTGTGGTCGGTGAGTTTCATGTCGAGCTCGACCTCGGGATGGGCCTGAAGAAACGGGATCAGTGCCTCGGTCAAGCGTGTGCTGCCGAAGCCGGTGGGGGCAGTCAACCGGATCGGTCCGGACAAGGCGCCCTGGCGTTCGCGCACAAGATCGTCCAGTTCATCCATCTGTTCGAGGATCGGACGGCAGCGCTCCAGATAGGCGGCGCCGACATCGGTCAGGGAGACGCTGCGCGTGGTACGGTTGAAGAGCTGGGTCTTGAGCTGGCTTTCCAGGTGCTGGACATATTTGCTGACCAGCTTGGTCGACAGGCCGAGCCTGCGTCCGGCGGCCGTGAACGACTGGTCCTGGGCGACGGCGACGAAGGCGCGCATGGTTTCGATCTTGTCCACGGCAGGATCTCCGGTGGGCTGAATTCCGGTCTGAAGTTTATCCTCAATATGTACATAATCATTGAATGAATACGAGTATTATTTCCAAATCAGGTAAGGGGCATATTGCGGTCAGCGGAAAAGGCAGGACCATCCGGCCGCCGCGAAACGTTCAGACCACTGGAGACCGTCATGTCCAACGCCATTCGCATTCACACCTTTCCCCTGTCCGGCCATTGCCATCGGATCGAGCTCTTCGCCGCGCTTGCCGGCCTCAACCATGAACTGGTCCAGGTTGATCTCGCCGCCGGTGAACACAAGCGTGAGCCGTTCCTGAGTCTCAACCCTGCGGGCAAGGTGCCGGTGATCGAGGACGGCGATTTCGTGCTGGCGGATTCCAACGCGATTCTGGTCTATCTCGCCCGCAAATACGCGCCGGACTGGCTGCCGGCGGATCCTGCCCGGGAAGCCCAGGTACAACGGTTTCTCTCGCTGGCCGCCAACGAGATCGCCAACGGTCCGGCGGCTGCGCGTCTTGTCACCGTCTTCGGTGCGGAGCTTGACGCGGAGAAGGCCAAGACGATCGCCACGTATGTGTTCGATCTTCTGGAGGGCCTGCTGGACGGGCGCGACTGGCTTGTCGGCAACAAGCCGAGCATCGCTGATGTCGCCATTTACAGCTACACGGCCCACGCGCCGGAAGGAAACGTCTCGCTTGAGCCCTATCCGAATATCCGTGCCTTCCTGAAGCGCGTCGAGGCCCTGCCGGGATTCCGCGCGATGCCGGTCACCCCTGTCGGGCTCGCGGCCTGAGCCTTCCCGACCCGGCCGGACGCTGTCTCAGGCGTCCGGCTGTCCCGCCGCCCCAGATATGTGAGACCCGACCATGCCCGATTTGAACCTGAAAGAAACGCCTCGTGACGGGTCGTGGCCCTTTCACAAGGGCGAGCGTCTGGTCCAGGACCGTCTTGGTGACGGCGATGTCCGGCGCTGGGCAGGCGCGGCCATTCGAAGCTTCATGCCGGACCAGCACAGGATCTTCTTTGAAGAACAGCCGTTTCTGGTTGCCGGTGGGCGCGATGGC carries:
- a CDS encoding RidA family protein codes for the protein MSRLTPVNPPHVNIPGVSQAMRVSKGDLLFVSGQVPVGPDGIAAGDLAAQANQVLANFSATLEASGADWSDVARVTIYVRDYDPKDLELLRTIRDKWIETDTPPASALVGVSALFHPDALIEIDGIAVLPDKEAAPSASE
- a CDS encoding ATP-binding protein, which gives rise to MILSRSFRDRWRPPLFVVVAAVLGIMLLVPLAGVAFFRVYENQLIETTESELVAQSAAIAAAMAQRLRELGGPELPLGEAVASAPARSDNGGLVVQYLTGGWTPVPTRLDLTRTPILPGRPDPEPAASGAHPVYLEAGAYLDQVLKDTQRLTLAGFRLLDFNGTVIAGRSENGLSLAHVEEVRRALSGQYASALRERVVDNPQPIYSISRGTSVRVFVALPVIIDNQVAGVVYASRTPSNILKELFLKREAVFWVVVFILGATFIVGLIFVRAISGPIRALTRRSLRIGAGDRNALQPLAIHGNREIHALSESMLDMSRKLFDRNDYISTFANHVTHELKSPLTAIHGAAELLQDGGEELSAAEREKFLTNILRDTNRATLLLNRLRDLARADSVDIGGCCRLSDVIDRIRGRQREIEIRCPQDAELPMSAENAGIVLENLIDNSRRHGADRVDVAVETGEGDLNVVVSDNGEGVSEGNADQIFDLFFTTRRDTEGTGMGLGIVRAVLKAHGATIRLVPETAPGACFEIRFEKPQR
- a CDS encoding response regulator transcription factor, with amino-acid sequence MQDKTILVVDDDPHIRDVICFALQKASYRYEVAVNGKEALDKAVLFNPALIVLDIGLPEMDGLDVCRHLRRISEVPILFLSARDDEIDRIVGLELGADDYVTKPFSPRELIARVGAILKRYGGSASGEPEADPVLQHGELSLDKAQRRVMAGAAPVSLTAIEFDILAALLARPKIVFTRDQILQQAYRDNIHVSDRTIDSHIRNIRAKLGGAGCADAIETVHGVGFRLGPCQAGGG
- a CDS encoding glutathione S-transferase family protein, with amino-acid sequence MRIHTFPLSGHCHRIELFAALAGLNHELVQVDLAAGEHKREPFLSLNPAGKVPVIEDGDFVLADSNAILVYLARKYAPDWLPADPAREAQVQRFLSLAANEIANGPAAARLVTVFGAELDAEKAKTIATYVFDLLEGLLDGRDWLVGNKPSIADVAIYSYTAHAPEGNVSLEPYPNIRAFLKRVEALPGFRAMPVTPVGLAA
- a CDS encoding VIT and vWA domain-containing protein; this encodes MMSLQSFAPPIAVVLVICGLASPVSAEPDLDELAGSVVARVGGKEIHLPLLKSDYSVRIDGDAAHVELTQTFLNPTRKPLHATYLFPLNQKAAVHAMRMDLDGESVVAKIKKKDEARKTFEKAKAEGKAAALLTQHRPNMFTQDIAHLMPGRPVRITLEYVQHVPKIDGAYELVVPMVVGPRYNGPDLDTSAQVGGSKNDDRIAYSDDVVVPVAQTETVSGWRIDKLPAYPGVIGQDAPDDIDPKRVTFDLRLAAPMPVNALWSDTHALDVTDIGRTKRVRLAAGKAIDNRDLVLRYKLAGEHTVAAGVSSVFDAERGGFFSMLIEPPQLPADDSIGRRELVFVLDTSGSMSGEPIEASKAFMEAAIKGLRPDDYFRILRFSNETSQFAAGAVKATAANRQKALGFVSGLAADGGTEINRAVNAAFDLEQPPETTRIVVFLTDGYIGGERAVISTIASRIGEARIYAFGVGAAVNRFLLDAMAEEGRGYARYVGLGEEARTAAEALAARLKTPLLTDISIDWNGLAVKDQAPAGIPDLFEGGSVRVLGRYETGGRHTIFVDGLVNGRAARLPLEIDLKASGTPEEDPARALPLLWARERIFHKNRAYTIGGSQDKQLEQEITDLGLTYSLQSRFTSFVAESEKVVNEAPETASSRSVPLPQVSGVSTQAYPSLNLSGSSAPEPEGILGVMMILLALAARFRRRLIASTRRVWGKTRRGDGAGPDKTLPRTLRRDGWWLES
- a CDS encoding cysteine hydrolase, whose product is MYPPDRPFTPTSTALVMIEFQREWLAPDGKLQAVVEDRSQFDAAVAAARTLLATARENGLAIAHAGLRFQEGYPELGSGGFGLRKAIRTFRTFPASSPASDFADGFEPRENEFLVQGRAGSSAFAGSNLDIWLRNNRIDTVILAGFALHVCVESTLRAAHDLGYEAYVAEDATAAFTSPQRRHVLTHVVPHFGQAVTNTNLVPMLENRLEAAQ
- the xrtT gene encoding exosortase T, which translates into the protein MTRAANISPTVSAFVLASLILAFEPLRWLIGSWTDPSYASTGVVYLLALAGLLAWSLGSPVGTGESGHRQSAMLLLMASALIRLASQVLAINVIGGVALALDVFALATLLRTGERKRAVSPFWLSVLFLFTLPVERILQRVAGYPLQELSAKLSCGALGLFFTDLECSGIRIELAGRDVLVDLPCSGTSGLMLTMAFVVILTALHRPRLRTAMLWIGIALVLGLLGNALRISLLAVGIAFPGGVLGADVMAQPLHDVIGYLTLALSLAPVFFLYRPGAGGRAGAPRMPILPPMSRGVRTLSALVFLSLACVIVALPRQALDVSAATPPRPLPLTLEGETGVDVALLPIEQLYFRRYGGHASKRRYGPLALTVVQTTSPLRHLHAPDDCLRGLGYDVTFLGTRFDPVPTALYRARSKDGGDWRVAVTFTSGAGATTHNIAEAIWLWLGRPGTTWTSIQRITPWSLDDTRQAALEAATRAALDLTSPKS
- a CDS encoding LysR family transcriptional regulator; translation: MDKIETMRAFVAVAQDQSFTAAGRRLGLSTKLVSKYVQHLESQLKTQLFNRTTRSVSLTDVGAAYLERCRPILEQMDELDDLVRERQGALSGPIRLTAPTGFGSTRLTEALIPFLQAHPEVELDMKLTDHRVALVEEGLDLAIRISVLRDSALIARKLADMPLVLCASPDYLNRAGRPRSPEALPTHTCLVNSNQQEPNIWRFHKAGREHVVRLHGAVTSNSPGALAQMAIGGLGIAMSPFYPVEAALADGRLERVLPDHATDLFGVYALYPPNRHLTRRLRALIDYLAGELGPFKLPE